ATCGCCTGATGGGCAAGGCCATGAAAACCATAACGCCGGATATGATACCGCCTGCCAAGTTCACAGGGAATGGCATAAGAAGAGGCAACTGCCGGCAGGTCTTCGTAAAATGCGGTATCAAACACACCAACCTGAGGCACTTCTGATCCAACGACATCCATTGATGCATGAATCCAGACCACTGCATGCCTGTTGTGGAGCGGAGCCAATGTCTCCAGACGCTTTATCTCAGCCACAGATTTGTCATCAAGAATCCGGCTGCCGACAAGTGTTGAGCCTCCATGCACAACGCGGTGAGACACAATATCAACTTTATTGATATCATGAGCATGAAGAAAATCCTTCAAAAGCACCTTAGGGTCCCCATCGCTATGGTTGTGTCGCACAGACCCAATAGCTTTACAGGGATCAAGACCAAAACATTGTTTAAGTGAAAGGCGCACAGAAGAACTGCCTGTATTGACTGTCAGTACAATCATAAGGACTCCATGAGGTAATTTCGTCCAGGATGAAATTTAATTCAAAGATGGGCTTATACCAGGATTATACCTTATCGAAATATGATATTAAAGCCTTGAGCCCTCACCAGGCCAGATACCCGAGATGCTCCAGCAATATTTTTGTGCCTATGGCTGCGAGGATGACCCCGCCGGCTATCTCTATCTTCTTCTCAAAGAGATGACCGAACCTGCCGCCAATGACAACCCCTATGCAGGATAGGATAAATGTCACAAGACCAATAACGATAACAGGGGTAACAATGGAGATATTAAGAAAGGCAAAACCAAGGCCGACGGCAAGGGCATCAATGCTTGTTGCAATTGAGAGAATAAAGAGGAGATATATGCTCAAGACCTCTGTCTCCCTTTCCGCATCCTCTATCTTACCTGCCTCATAGATCATCTTGACACCTATTGCACAGAGAAGCACAAACGCAATCCAGTGATCAATGCCTGCTATCAAATCCCTGAGGCCAAGTCCGGTAAACCATCCAATCACCGGCATAAAAGCCTGAAATGCGCCGAAGAAGAGTGCAATCGTAAAAGTCCTCCTCACATGGAGCGTTTTCATCGCAATCCCGTTTGCAATGGATACGGCAAAGGCATCCATTGCAAGGCCAAGAGCAATAAACAGTATAGTCAGGAAACTCATGTAATTTTATAAATTATACTAAATGGGCCAATTGTCAAATCTCTCTTTACAATTTTATCCCAAATGTATATATTCTGCCTCATGGTACATATACTTATTGATGGATACAACCTCATGGCCAAGATGGATGGGTTGACAGGTAACTTTGAGGTCAGGAGAGAGAGTTTTCTCAGTACACTGAGCCAATACAGGACGCAGAAATTTCATGAGGTCATAGTTGTATTTGATGGCGAGAAGGGGGGATGGGCTGAGGAAAGTCATGAGAGGACGATGGGTATAATCATCATTTATTCGAGGCTTGGGGAAAAGGCTGATGACGTTATTAAAAGGATGGTAAAGGAAGATGACCTGAATTATACAGTCATAACCTCTGACAAAGAGATAGCATCTTTCTCTGAAACGCACGGGCATACGGCCATACCCTCAGAGGATTTTATACCAAAGCTGCGAGGCAGAGGCAGTGCGTCTCCAGGGGAATGGAAGGATGAGGATAATGAAGATTACCGCCCTGTTACAGTAAAGAAAAAGGGCAACCCCCGAAAGCTTTCAAAGACTGCAAGAAGGCGCAAACAGAAGCTGGACAGATTATAGAAAGGAGCTAAGATATGAAGTCATATTTCATC
The nucleotide sequence above comes from Nitrospirota bacterium. Encoded proteins:
- a CDS encoding manganese efflux pump, producing the protein MSFLTILFIALGLAMDAFAVSIANGIAMKTLHVRRTFTIALFFGAFQAFMPVIGWFTGLGLRDLIAGIDHWIAFVLLCAIGVKMIYEAGKIEDAERETEVLSIYLLFILSIATSIDALAVGLGFAFLNISIVTPVIVIGLVTFILSCIGVVIGGRFGHLFEKKIEIAGGVILAAIGTKILLEHLGYLAW
- a CDS encoding NYN domain-containing protein; the encoded protein is MVHILIDGYNLMAKMDGLTGNFEVRRESFLSTLSQYRTQKFHEVIVVFDGEKGGWAEESHERTMGIIIIYSRLGEKADDVIKRMVKEDDLNYTVITSDKEIASFSETHGHTAIPSEDFIPKLRGRGSASPGEWKDEDNEDYRPVTVKKKGNPRKLSKTARRRKQKLDRL